One genomic region from Cellulomonas fengjieae encodes:
- a CDS encoding type 2 periplasmic-binding domain-containing protein yields the protein MKRLTTSHGAQRRRVWVTATAALAATSLLAACGGGDTNADGAKGGDDVQAGISEENLPNHAPIDLVEADFPSVNGSAPGFLSIPDPLVKAFDAPPGSGGEYTVMTPLWGTIPPTKGNQYFDAVSEAMGTTLNFQISDGNTYGDKLAAVLASPKDVADWVSIPSWNNPPRFGQAVETIFEDLTPFLAGDKVDEYPYLANIPTEAWQACSWNGKLYGLPFPEAAGVTNWSMYRDDLLPEAALPTNADELLDFVVDNTGEGVWGTNDMWSTATVMFGVLPAKGWEVGEDGKLVNRVETDEYRAALEWLAEVYASGAVHPDAVAGNDGDAGLRFESGDVLVNSGGLGYWHEALTRNRATNPDFSIDVLPVFAADGGDPVLYKPNGASICSYLKANDDDAAIKELLTAANFLASPFGTEEFQLINYGVEGLHYDLDANKLPVPTTLAQTEVQPSYIFLVDPPVVNAQVALPDYVERRSAWGARNAEFMVEPLFYGMNITEPAQYASLGQPFDDLEKDIARGRKSMDDLDAAIETWRTSGGEELRAFYTEIYEAQQGDGESADS from the coding sequence ATGAAGAGACTCACGACGAGTCACGGCGCTCAGCGGCGGCGGGTGTGGGTGACGGCGACCGCAGCCCTCGCGGCCACCTCGCTGCTCGCGGCCTGCGGCGGCGGCGACACGAACGCGGACGGCGCCAAGGGAGGCGATGACGTCCAGGCGGGGATCTCGGAGGAGAACCTGCCCAACCACGCCCCGATCGACCTGGTGGAGGCCGACTTCCCGAGCGTGAACGGCTCGGCGCCGGGCTTCCTGTCGATCCCGGACCCGCTGGTCAAGGCCTTCGACGCGCCCCCCGGCTCCGGTGGCGAGTACACCGTGATGACGCCGCTGTGGGGCACCATCCCCCCGACCAAGGGGAACCAGTACTTCGACGCGGTCAGCGAGGCGATGGGCACGACCCTGAACTTCCAGATCTCGGACGGCAACACCTACGGCGACAAGCTCGCCGCGGTGCTCGCCTCCCCGAAGGACGTCGCGGACTGGGTCAGCATCCCGTCCTGGAACAACCCGCCCCGCTTCGGCCAGGCCGTCGAGACGATCTTCGAGGACCTGACGCCCTTCCTGGCCGGCGACAAGGTCGACGAGTACCCGTACCTGGCGAACATCCCGACCGAGGCGTGGCAGGCGTGCTCGTGGAACGGCAAGCTCTACGGGCTCCCGTTCCCCGAGGCCGCCGGCGTGACCAACTGGTCGATGTACCGCGACGACCTGCTCCCCGAGGCCGCCCTGCCGACGAACGCGGACGAGCTCCTCGACTTCGTCGTCGACAACACCGGTGAGGGCGTCTGGGGCACCAACGACATGTGGTCGACCGCGACCGTGATGTTCGGCGTCCTGCCCGCCAAGGGCTGGGAGGTCGGCGAGGACGGCAAGCTCGTCAACCGCGTGGAGACGGACGAGTACCGCGCGGCGCTCGAGTGGCTGGCCGAGGTCTACGCCTCCGGCGCGGTGCACCCCGACGCGGTCGCCGGCAACGACGGCGACGCGGGCCTGCGCTTCGAGTCCGGCGACGTGCTGGTGAACTCCGGCGGCCTGGGCTACTGGCACGAGGCCCTGACGCGCAACCGCGCGACCAACCCGGACTTCAGCATCGACGTCCTGCCGGTCTTCGCGGCCGACGGTGGCGACCCGGTCCTCTACAAGCCCAACGGTGCGAGCATCTGCTCCTACCTCAAGGCGAACGATGACGACGCCGCCATCAAGGAGCTCCTGACGGCCGCGAACTTCCTGGCGTCGCCGTTCGGCACGGAGGAGTTCCAGCTGATCAACTACGGCGTCGAGGGCCTGCACTACGACCTGGACGCCAACAAGCTCCCGGTGCCGACGACCCTCGCGCAGACCGAGGTGCAGCCGAGCTACATCTTCCTGGTGGACCCCCCGGTCGTGAACGCCCAGGTGGCCCTGCCCGACTACGTCGAGCGCCGCAGCGCATGGGGTGCGCGCAACGCCGAGTTCATGGTGGAGCCGCTGTTCTACGGGATGAACATCACCGAGCCCGCGCAGTACGCGTCGCTCGGGCAGCCCTTCGACGACCTGGAGAAGGACATCGCTCGCGGGCGTAAGTCGATGGACGACCTCGACGCCGCCATCGAGACGTGGCGTACGTCCGGCGGCGAGGAGCTGCGGGCGTTCTACACGGAGATCTACGAGGCCCAGCAGGGCGACGGCGAGTCCGCCGACTCATGA